The Argiope bruennichi chromosome 9, qqArgBrue1.1, whole genome shotgun sequence genome contains a region encoding:
- the LOC129985127 gene encoding uncharacterized protein LOC129985127: MKTCAVRSCGNDSNKRRDLCFFNIPKDPVRREEWLEVLGINPRKNINNLTVCEIHFKEKDFKSGKKKVLKSHVIPVLNLGQIDPVDSDEYFIHYDIGNDPEIFEFQDETSTTNNQVVVKKEPVEEKPDQEPAPDLEQETGRRPSRRAAIVAAKKIFNTVRNLSITDNPADHSVNLSPSPKPVSVPHPYSRSKPKKNTPPPPPPEPSADINVDLEMECYEELLSPVQNEFLYDAQVQYNINMKNFRELVADNVKIIQTDANGVPIFVTSSLNRNQKRGNVAVSSKSARNKPVNTNSAMVVPMRLIQAPIMIT, from the exons ATGAAAACTTGTGCAGTTCGATCGTGTGGAAATGACTCTAATAAAAGACGagatttgtgtttttttaacatACCCAAAGATCCTGTTCGAAGAGAGGAATGGTTGGAAGTGTTGGGGATAAATcctagaaaaaatataaataatttaacagtatgtgaaatccattttaaagaaaaagattttaaatcaggaaagaaaaaagttcttaaatCGCATGTTATTCCTGTTTTGAATCTTGGTCAAATTGACCCTGTTGACAGTGATGAGTATTTCATACACTATGACATTGGAAATGAtcctgaaatttttgaatttcaagatgaaACATCTACTACCAATAATCAAGTGGTAGTGAAAAAAGAGCCTGTTGAAGAGAAACCAGATCAAGAACCAGCTCCTGATTTg gAACAGGAAACTGGCCGACGACCATCTAGGAGAGCTGCTATTGTagctgccaaaaaaatcttcaacacTGTTCGTAATTTAAGCATCACTGATAATCCTGCTGATCATTCTGTCAATCTTTCACCTAGTCCAAAACCTGTAAGTGTGCCACATCCTTACAGCAGATCAAAGCCAAAGAAAAATACACCACCACCGCCACCACCAGAACCATCTGCAGACATCAATGTTGATCTTGAAATGGAATGCTATGAAGAATTGTTAAGTCCAGTTCAGAATGAATTCTTGTATGATGCCCAAGTGCAGTATAATATTAACATGAAAAACTTTAGAGAATTAGTTGCAGACaatgtgaaaattattcaaactgaTGCAAATGGTGTGCCGATCTTTGTAACTTCTTCTCTTAATAGAAATCAAAAAAGAGGAAATGTGGCAGTCAGTTCTAAGTCAGCTAGAAACAAACCAGTGAATACAAATTCTGCAATGGTTGTGCCAATGAGATTAATACAGGCACCTATTATGATTACCTAA